In the genome of Leishmania panamensis strain MHOM/PA/94/PSC-1 chromosome 17 sequence, one region contains:
- a CDS encoding hypothetical protein (TriTrypDB/GeneDB-style sysID: LpmP.17.1230), whose amino-acid sequence MFRLPSFAPRAAAVPAARASITALLTASRQYRIIPHLYNEIEELAETQRRGRWSISHRNCLQQPLKKAEIMCDKLNLRESRRSGVLPEKSIARRLSQKYAVDGKVYESESKTKIINLTVVNFDGHPFHFRLYPMPDVTLNTLIDGSGMCHGHATHWGKCNNPDCADWNHGDGCMVNVDIETLDRLLPPNRWEYTSLTAWRATDRPDITFNTRFSCQIPITEELDGAVFALKQLWTRALRESVSDWGLVDDQATIHSARSKRIEPWAPILEEPTKVDFPITWDMLWATGYQDIMKEKYSNFRRKDGFHTKPEMWAAYV is encoded by the coding sequence ATGTTTCGCTTACCATCCTTCGCccctcgcgcagccgcggTACCGGCCGCGCGCGCCAGCATCACCGCGCTGCTCACCGCCAGCCGGCAGTACCGCATAATTCCGCACCTCTACAACGAAATTGAAGAGCTTGCGGAGACGCAGCGGCGTGGTCGGTGGTCGATCTCGCACCGCAActgcctgcagcagccgctgaaGAAGGCAGAGATTATGTGCGACAAGCTGAACCTGCGCGAGAGTCGTCGCAGTGGTGTTCTGCCGGAGAAGTCCATCGCGCGCCGGCTGAGTCAGAAGTACGCCGTGGACGGCAAGGTGTACGAGAGTGAATCGAAAACGAAGATCATTAACCTCACCGTCGTTAACTTCGACGGTCACCCGTTTCACTTCCGCCTGTACCCGATGCCGGATGTCACGCTCAACACACTCATTGACGGCTCAGGCATGTGCCACGGCCACGCCACCCACTGGGGCAAGTGCAACAACCCAGACTGCGCCGACTGGAACCACGGCGACGGCTGCATGGTGAACGTGGATATCGAGACCCTAGACCGACTCTTGCCACCAAACCGTTGGGAGTACACGTCGCTGACAGCGTGGCGCGCGACTGACCGACCAGACATCACCTTTAACACCCGCTTCAGTTGTCAGATACCGATAACGGAGGAGCTAGACGGTGCGGTGTTTGCGCTGAAGCAACTCTGGACGCGTGCCCTGCGTGAGTCTGTCTCGGACTGGGGCCTGGTGGACGACCAAGCGACGATCCACAGCGCTCGCAGTAAGAGGATCGAGCCGTGGGCCCCGATCCTTGAGGAGCCGACGAAGGTGGACTTCCCCATCACGTGGGACATGCTCTGGGCGACCGGCTACCAGGACATCATGAAGGAGAAGTACTCAAACTTTCGTCGCAAGGATGGCTTCCACACGAAGCCGGAGATGTGGGCCGCATACGTATGA
- a CDS encoding hypothetical protein (TriTrypDB/GeneDB-style sysID: LpmP.17.1240), which produces MAPFWTNVLNYTYARGFIRIPMVLALPIFFNKYVLYGYEGAFKRWNAGHNQVDIWNRLQEKVAADAE; this is translated from the coding sequence ATGGCGCCCTTCTGGACTAACGTGCTGAACTACACGTACGCCCGCGGCTTTATCCGAATTCCgatggtgctggcgctgcccaTTTTCTTCAACAAGTACGTGTTGTACGGGTACGAGGGTGCCTTCAAGCGCTGGAACGCCGGCCACAACCAGGTGGATATCTGGAACCGTCTCCAGGAGAAGGTCGCCGCGGACGCTGAGTAA
- a CDS encoding translation initiation factor, putative (TriTrypDB/GeneDB-style sysID: LpmP.17.1250), protein MTDVNFGRHILIDGLPNNVTPDKRDLFQRHFSRRIGELLGGEKFSLHLLTDPETALLSGAILSCVTEAQAEAALAKLNRFPFTKSAVLTTYRWSALEEAREDDGPYVPPPLACADDEEEAELVHNMAEDPEARPQFLIKSGMSFDCDWYWFNWEKNEPDLYRRRKISKDDPLCRWSEVDRDNKKLHSGMVCSALPVSRPLPVWSTYGSMVISQHEKGLRVWAGRSMRLHFEITMDINAFMVSPCEKYIIVQTPKDISIINLRTAKKIRTIGNLDLHSDDLWPIMRFSADDSLVVVCKTGYRPIDSAEVPEGHLNIYISETMKLLKGDGSSGHSFAIPGLYKAEWNPVVGTQMAYVCELGPNKGWKAVVSNMVVNDDGEVEQRVLNERNFLVATRLDMLWHPAGTFLCVRVSSKGPTEYFLFHVAERNVPITRLSIKRGYIPTRFAWQGGGDKFAVLLKRDGVGAGLGETGVLQIFMIGKQGPKVLHEVSTSATHLFWAPRGGRLAAANFDKSLLHFFVLHDDNTVTDKSKLSGISATNCEWDPTGRYFAVWVSSVHEQTLPPQYRIFDYTGNELYKKAIKPLSHFAWRPLPPTLLAQSDVKKARDMMKTLLRDYEATAAAHKAEEQERIDKERRSKEEDYIKRMKMAARYAEEKSMLQTREEQRANSKWVRYNNNRLKALPDEEQIIHEDVTEYHLVSRRQVGTGTAKR, encoded by the coding sequence atGACGGACGTCAACTTTGGTCGTCACATTCTCATCGATGGCCTCCCCAATAACGTCACCCCTGATAAGCGCGACCTCTTCCAGCGCCACTTCTCGCGGCGCATCGGGGAGCTGCTAGGCGGTGAAAAGTTCAGCCTGCACCTCTTAACAGATCCAGAGACAGCGCTCCTATCGGGTGCCATCCTCAGCTGTGTGACCGAGGCtcaggcggaggcggcgctggcgaagcTGAATCGCTTTCCCTTCACCAAGTCTGCCGTGCTCACGACGTACCGCTGGAGCgcactggaggaggcgcgcgaGGACGATGGCCCATACGTgccgccacctctggcgtgcgccgatgacgaggaggaggcggagctcgTGCACAACATGGCTGAGGACCCGGAGGCGCGTCCGCAGTTCTTGATCAAGTCAGGCATGTCCTTTGACTGCGACTGGTACTGGTTCAACTGGGAGAAGAACGAGCCGGATCTATATCGCCGCCGCAAGATCAGCAAGGACGACCCACTTTGCCGCTGGTCTGAAGTGGACCGCGACAACAAGAAGTTACATTCCGGGATGGTGTGCAGCGCACTTCCGGTGTCGCGTCCGCTGCCGGTGTGGTCTACGTACGGCTCCATGGTAATCTCGCAGCACGAGAAAggcctgcgcgtgtgggccGGCCGCAGCATGCGCCTCCACTTCGAGATCACGATGGACATCAACGCCTTCATGGTGTCTCCGTGCGAGAAGTACATCATTGTCCAGACGCCGAAGGATATAAGCATCATCAACCTGCGCACTGCGAAGAAGATTCGCACTATCGGAAACCTTGACCTGCACAGTGATGATCTCTGGCCTATCATGCGCTTCAGCGCCGACGActcgctggtggtggtgtgcaaGACGGGCTACCGTCCCATCGACTCGGCTGAAGTTCCGGAAGGCCACCTAAACATCTACATCTCCGAGACGatgaagctgctgaagggcGATGGCAGCTCTGGCCATAGCTTCGCTATCCCTGGCCTGTACAAGGCTGAGTGGAACCCGGTGGTGGGTACACAAATGGCGTACGTCTGCGAGCTGGGCCCGAACAAGGGCTGGAAGGCTGTTGTGTCGAACATGGTAGTAaacgacgacggcgaggtgGAACAGCGCGTGCTGAACGAGCGCAATTTTCTCGTAGCAACGCGGCTCGACATGCTATGGCACCCGGCTGGCACCTTCCTCTGCGTGAGGGTGTCGTCAAAGGGGCCGACGGAGTACTTTCTCTTCCACGTTGCGGAGCGCAACGTGCCTATCACTCGCTTGTCCATCAAGCGCGGCTACATCCCGACCCGCTTCGCGTGGcagggcggcggtgacaaGTTTGCCGTACTCCTGAAGCGCGATGGCGTCGGCGCCGGCCTCGGTGAGACCGGCGTGCTGCAGATCTTCATGATCGGCAAGCAGGGGCCCAAGGTGCTACACGAGGTGTCCACGTCAGCGACGCATTTGTTCTGGGCCCCCCGCGGCGGGCGACTGGCGGCTGCCAACTTCGAtaagtcgctgctgcacttctTTGTGCTGCACGACGACAACACCGTAACAGACAAGAGCAAGCTGAGCGGCATCAGTGCGACAAACTGTGAGTGGGACCCGACCGGCCGCTACTTTGCCGTGTGGGTGTCATCGGTTCACGAACAGACCCTCCCCCCGCAGTACCGCATCTTCGACTACACCGGCAACGAGCTCTACAAGAAGGCCATCAAGCCCCTCTCACACTTCGCCTGGCGCCCGTTGCCACCCACTCTGCTCGCGCAGAGCGAcgtgaagaaggcgcgcgACATGATGAAGACCCTCCTGCGGGATTACgaggccaccgcggcggcgcacaaggctgaggagcaggagcgcattGACAAGGAGCGCAgatcgaaggaggaggactaCATTAAGCGCATGAAGATGGCTGCCCGCTatgcggaggagaagagcatgCTGCAGACGCGTGAGGAGCAGCGAGCTAACTCGAAGTGGGTTCGCTACAATAACAACCGCCTCAAGGCGCTGCCAGACGAGGAGCAAATCATTCACGAGGATGTGACGGAATACCACCTGGTATCGCGTCGACAGGTCGGCACTGGTACGGCAAAGAGGTAA
- a CDS encoding hypothetical protein (TriTrypDB/GeneDB-style sysID: LpmP.17.1260) encodes MHTLPLGVLSRRLSGWSCAHFAAARPLIGAGVDETVRRFYATNTSKSPSAFSTASGGTSTEAHTRETLAARESAACFHLTKEPSAITSGLTADAAGASPPPPTSVCGADSSTAIPTEAAFPVVPPPGASSGGLTTPDPEPVRWVQPVNQDLDTLPIVDAKGEYIVSRVQWPIGEVAYRTPAPVDDKLAPRFGYNVVQVRKHVSWWKYNQKYPRLSIAYINIQLLFILGLAWLVAFLTTEYRRAMEAMRTPGAIVGEHRGRGPPTNSTQRISFDKQEMNALLDQAQNNWFDGKAEASYVGSKEYKMRKIPRPKEFSTDDFRKR; translated from the coding sequence atGCACACGCTTCCTCTTGGCGTCCTtagccgccgcctctcgGGTTGGTCCTGTGCTCACTTTGCGGCTGCGAGGCCGTTGATAGGCGCAGGCGTTGACGAGACAGTCCGGCGCTTCTACGCCACGAACACGTCAAAATCGCCCAGCGCTTTCTCAACGGCGTCTGGTGGCACATCCACTGAGGCTCACACTCGAGAAACCCTCGCCGCAAGAGAGTCTGCCGCTTGTTTTCACCTCACCAAGGAGCCCAGTGCAATCACAAGCGGTTTGACCGCAGATGCAGCAGGCGCATCCCCGCCTCCGCCCACTTCGGTGTGTGGCGCTGACAGCAGCACGGCGATACCAACGGAGGCGGCCTTTCCTGTGGTTCCTCCCCcaggcgccagcagcggcggtttGACGACGCCAGACCCGGAGCCGGTACGGTGGGTTCAGCCAGTTAACCAAGACCTTGATACCCTCCCCATCGTGGATGCGAAGGGTGAATACATCGTGTCCCGCGTGCAGTGGCCGATCGGTGAGGTGGCCTACCGCACCCCTGCTCCGGTTGACGACAAGCTAGCCCCGCGCTTCGGCTATAAcgtggtgcaggtgcgcaagCACGTGTCATGGTGGAAGTATAACCAAAAGTACCCCCGCCTCTCCATCGCGTACATCAACATCCAACTTCTCTTCATTCTTGGGCTTGCCTGGCTTGTTGCCTTTCTCACCACCGAGTACCGCCGAGCGATGGAGGCGATGCGGACGCCTGGGGCGATCGTCGGCGAGCACCGCGGCAGAGGGCCGCCTACGAACAGCACGCAGAGGATCTCCTTTGACAAGCAGGAGATGAATGCGCTGCTTGACCAGGCGCAGAACAACTGGTTCGATGGCAAGGCAGAGGCGTCCTACGTGGGGTCGAAGGAGTACAAAATGAGGAAAATCCCGCGCCCGAAGGAGTTCTCCACTGATGATTTCCGAAAGCGATAG
- a CDS encoding hypothetical protein (TriTrypDB/GeneDB-style sysID: LpmP.17.1270): MRMPASHSLALPLSADYAHNPREGFSFFRSRGSGASPAQPDAANTTALDRYLDDLCAFLHSARLIQSHPDNYFQFIRGETWAASGVHFDRSPVQAEELAYTQSLLSAFRPLLHGDGAMAKLRALVRDGPPTSAAQCVGPLTGDFHTSPASLLPASAASLAPLQEFYAATRRLMLGRARRLENDAAGFTLFTEAERLAIDRDSASAQAQRQHEHDILDFVVSLGMNAKKQHEVRIMRETIHDLVLCCNASVEQTSVARLQAEEADNGREGGGEHCSGSAAQVRSMINIGEGKGYVSRAVALCDSLQVVGLDCNPAHKERAMGCFESLLEMSLSSRDGQPRVNLLYEPRGHVASIACRVEEKVDWESLLHGHVRTCADPCCELSKRCGDGTYATTGHHAEEQGAIAEGGVVAVTRTHGDETVKLTCRVCAKVVRQESTTVIMKHVYSHLHAGTSSARASSEVGELSDAAETSALTSPRPLRIPTLAEVQQWSASLSQHAYVAKLTEHFFTLRDTEGRNPSIREGSTLLKRACVDGEGGAALHVSLSEATPGYLTLAPRAHGDVCNSTSGGQPQLPPVRLSVTLKPAYTARGYRVVLLMAVAETAASREPHLPSSAGTIGAVNGETQSAAMRPLRHGCDAEPGLISPATVHSPQLWSYTQVIATIVGYDGGAESHHVCVDQECKKRTLRLYRLPADATAASQACALQSTRRHGCRIACIGDWELPDAETWGRERVALILAVLPPVLPSTPAVYVPSVRNTVLVGLHLCGDLGSNVCRIFRNSSARGLLLVSCCWHALTPRGFPLSHALQRRGLSTNSISLLLATQPLDAWSTSSPEGHRSSAKLLFFRSLFKLLWTQLVRRWEAGRRDVSAPPTVGCAHVDPLNGGDACPFPEVPPHLEPAFLRRISRDKETLTFAQFVHAVAAEYVYAEPYKDTPYTPWSVGQYCTECRATQEAYVRHALTQERLPETMGASFEQEHFASFLGLTVLRMWMCHLVESLLLLDRTLYLHEELSKFDTHGAEAPAAGAESSAVALVPLFDGALSPRMYGVLARRGGSA, encoded by the coding sequence aTGAGAATGCCGGCGTCCCATTCGCTTGCGTTGCCGCTTTCCGCCGACTACGCGCATAACCCACGCGAAGGCTTCTCGTTCTTTCGGagccgtggcagcggcgccagcccTGCGCAGCCAGACGCCGCCAACACGACTGCCTTGGACCGCTACTTGGATGATTTGTGTGCCTTCCTGCACAGCGCCAGGCTAATCCAGTCCCACCCGGACAACTATTTTCAGTTCATCCGGGGCGAGACGTGGGCCGCGTCAGGCGTGCACTTTGACCGCTCCCCTGTCCAGGCAGAGGAGCTCGCGTACACAcagtcgctgctgagcgcGTTCAGACCACTCTTGcatggcgatggcgccatggcgaagctgcgtgcgctggtgcgcgaTGGTCCACCGACAAGTGCAGCGCAGTGCGTCGGTCCACTGACCGGCGACTTCCACACTTCGCCAGCTTCGTTGTTGCCCGCCAGCGCGGCCTCTCTGGCCCCACTTCAGGAGTTCTACGCCGCCACGCGGCGCTTAATGCTCGGCCGTGCACGGCGTCTTGAGAACGACGCCGCCGGTTTCACACTCTTCACAGAGGCTGAGCGGCTGGCCATCGACCGCGACTCCGCCAGTGCCcaggcgcagcgacagcacgaGCATGACATACTCGATTTCGTTGTGTCACTAGGCATGAATGCGAAAAAGCAGCACGAGGTACGCATCATGCGAGAGACGATACACGATTTGGTGCTGTGCTGCAACGCCAGCGTGGAACAGACGTCTGTGGCGCGATTGCaggcagaggaagcggacaacgggagggaggggggcggggaacactgcagtggcagcgctgctcagGTTCGCTCGATGATCAACATAGGCGAGGGAAAGGGTTACGTGTCACGTGCAGTGGCTCTGTGCGACAGTCTCCAGGTGGTCGGCCTCGACTGCAATCCCGCTCACAAGGAGCGCGCTATGGGGTGCTTTGAATCGCTATTGGAGATGAGCCTCTCCTCACGCGATGGGCAACCACGCGTGAACCTACTGTACGAGCCGCGCGGCCACGTGGCGAGTATCGCCTGCCGCgtcgaggagaaggtggactgggagtcgctgctgcatggCCACGTTCGAACGTGCGCGGACCCGTGTTGCGAGTTATCCAAGAGATGCGGTGACGGCACATATGCGACTACGGGACATCATGCAGAGGAGCAAGGCGCTATCGCCGAAGGCGGTGTCGTTGCCGTGACGCGCACTCACGGAGACGAGACGGTGAAGTTAACCTGCCGAGTCTGCGCCAAGGTTGTTCGGCAGGAGTCTACCACAGTCATCATGAAGCACGTCTACAGCCATCTGCACGCTGGCACCTCGTCTGCACGAGCTTCGAGCGAGGTGGGCGAACTCAGTGATGCGGCGGAAACGTCAGCTCTGACGTCACCGCGCCCGTTGCGCATTCCCACAttggcggaggtgcagcagtggagtGCATCGCTGTCCCAGCACGCGTACGTGGCGAAGTTAACGGAGCACTTCTTCACCCTCAGGGACACTGAGGGACGGAACCCTTCCATCCGCGAAGGTTCGACGCTGCTCAAGCGAGCCTGCGTTGATGGTgagggtggtgctgcactgcacgtTAGCTTAAGTGAGGCCACACCAGGGTACCTCACCTTGGCGCCCCGAGCACACGGTGACGTGTGCAACAGCACAAGTGGGGgtcagccgcagctgccgcctgTGCGGTTGTCTGTCACCCTTAAGCCCGCCTACACAGCTCGTGGCTATCGCgtagtgctgctgatggCTGTGGCAGAGACGGCCGCCTCCAGAGAGCCTCATTTGCCTTCGTCAGCTGGGACGATCGGCGCAGTTAATGGAGAGACCCAAAGTGCAGCGATGAGACCGCTGAGGCACGGGTGCGACGCGGAGCCTGGCTTGATTTCTCCCGCTACCGTGCACTCCCCACAGCTGTGGTCATACACGCAGGTGATCGCCACCATTGTCGGCTACGATGGTGGCGCGGAGAGCCACCACGTGTGCGTCGACCAGGAATGCAAGAAGCGCACGTTACGGCTCTATCGTCTACCGGCggacgccacagcagcatccCAGGCTTGTGCACTTCAGTCCACGAGGCGTCACGGTTGCCGAATCGCTTGCATAGGTGATTGGGAGCTACCAGATGCGGAGACGTGGGGCCGTGAGCGTGTTGCGCTCATcttggcggtgctgccgcctgtccttccctccacccctgcCGTGTACGTGCCTAGCGTGAGGAACACGGTCCTCGTTGGCCTGCACTTGTGCGGCGACTTGGGCTCGAACGTGTGCCGCATCTTCCGCAACAGCTCAGCGCGTGGTCTGCTACTCGTCAGCTGTTGCTGGCACGCCTTGACGCCGCGGGGATTCCCTCTCAGTCACGCACTACAGCGCCGCGGCTTGTCCACTAACAGCatctcgctcctcctcgccacgcAGCCGCTAGATGCCTGGTCAACGTCATCGCCCGAGGGCcaccgcagctccgccaagcttctcttctttcgcAGCCTCTTCAAGCTCCTGTGGACACAACTGGTGAGGAGGTGGGAGGCGGGGCGGAGAGACGTGTCTGCGCCGCCCACTGTTGGCTGCGCACACGTTGACCCCCTGAACGGCGGTGACGCATGCCCGTTCCCCGAAGTGCCGCCACATCTCGAACCGGCCTTTCTTCGACGAATCTCGCGCGACAAGGAAACGCTGACCTTCGCCCAGTTTGTGcatgctgtcgctgccgagTACGTCTACGCCGAACCTTACAAGGACACCCCGTACACGCCGTGGAGCGTTGGGCAGTACTGCACAGAGTGTCGAGCGACGCAGGAGGCGTATGTGCGGCACGCGCTCACGCAGGAGCGTCTGCCTGAGACAATGGGGGCGAGCTTTGAGCAGGAGCATTTTGCTTCCTTCCTCGGTCTAACAGTGCTGCGCATGTGGATGTGCCACCTGGTCGagtcgctgctcctgctggaTCGCACCCTCTACTTGCATGAGGAGCTGTCGAAGTTCGATACCCATGGGGCAGAGGCACCAGCAGCCGGGGCGGAGAGTAGCGCAGTGGCACTTGTGCCGTTGTTTGACGGTGCCCTGTCGCCCCGCATGTATGGCGTGCTAGCCCGTCGTGGCGGGTCGGCGTGA
- a CDS encoding hypothetical protein (TriTrypDB/GeneDB-style sysID: LpmP.17.1280): MHQQLSSNSCSGASRVGSTKYAHSPYTYRTSIDDGHFSPIRDPGCRQESASLPAYLSPRSFNRSASAQEAPANPVLKSVQNESAGQQLSQPSTPLSPSSGGQEYSQPIQVGSAPNVHPRYRRRINSPITQCGSNDSGSRSGFPNTPPSSLPPRFPFAPREDDTSAFARVESAPVQGHYSPPQYGMPLSGSFRSAAVEVDRRSQSPNPYYTAQGTPPPLPPLPPHVPSGIPGSLYGAQTPSRCASPTIVNGAAISSYAPASFSVPLTMVPVMNSGGSESYHGSLGGRGGLQSPGYVDPRSNHCFSSVMGCSNGAHPQSFVSAKNQKKHQSGPFPVRKYPNKSNSSSNSNRVASPPLGGVFMSSGPAGVTHRAEAPLFSGSYDTTMKTLSAMADETMSFSSKSSSSLSSIRDDLLLCPSDEECTLINDRKHQKKYAHTCRLHPCYHAHVVRHAKLFRHSPGQVLLPEGVSANMKISTHALASVNFSAISPEAPNAYRIYVSHGEKSYEIFGDWASVKVHTLKRYLHQVYHIAPTAQILSVLKTGNAMDDDISTVKAFGIEEDSVIQLHSNIEGSTDFGRIGISLDDL, from the coding sequence atgcaccagcagctgtCAAGTAATTCTTGCAGCGGTGCCAGCCGCGTTGGGTCTACCAAGTACGCTCACTCGCCATACACTTACCGCACTAGCATAGACGATGGCCACTTTAGCCCAATAAGAGACCCCGGATGTCGTCAAGAGTCGGCGAGCCTCCCGGCGTATCTTAGCCCCAGGTCGTTCAACAGGAGCGCGTCAGCGCAGGAGGCGCCTGCGAACCCCGTGCTCAAGAGCGTACAAAACGAAAGCGCCGGACAGCAACTCTCTCAGCCGAGCACCCCGCTAAGCCCATCCAGTGGCGGGCAGGAGTACTCGCAGCCTATCCAGGTTGGTTCCGCCCCGAACGTTCACCCGCGGTACCGTCGCAGAATCAACAGTCCCATCACCCAGTgtggcagcaacgacagcggTAGTCGCAGCGGCTTCCCCAACACACCACCTAGCAGCTTGCCTCCCAGATTCCCCTTCGCGCCGCGTGAGGACGACACGAGTGCGTTCGCTCGTGTTGAGTCCGCGCCGGTGCAAGGGCACTACAGCCCCCCGCAGTACGGGATGCCGCTCTCGGGTAGTTTTCGCAGTGCCGCAGTGGAAGTTGACAGAAGATCGCAGTCGCCGAACCCTTACTACACCGCACAGGGGACTCCGCCCCCGCTGCCCCCTCTGCCGCCACACGTGCCGTCCGGTATCCCCGGCTCTCTGTATGGTGCGCAAACTCCCAGCCGATGCGCATCGCCAACGATTGTGAATGGAGCGGCCATCTCGAGCTACGCCCCCGCCAGCTTCTCAGTGCCACTTACGATGGTTCCCGTGATGAACAGCGGGGGCAGCGAGAGTTACCACGGTTCTCTGGGTGGTCGAGGCGGTTTGCAGTCACCCGGATACGTAGACCCTCGATCTAACCACTGTTTTTCTTCGGTGATGGGTTGCAGCAACGGCGCACACCCCCAGTCGTTCGTCTCCGCTAAGAATCAGAAGAAGCACCAAAGCGGCCCCTTTCCGGTGAGAAAATACCCTAATaaaagcaacagcagcagcaacagtaaCCGCGTTGCCTCGCCTCCGCTTGGCGGTGTATTCATGAGTAGCGGGCCCGCTGGGGTGACGCACAGAGCGGAAGCTCCACTTTTCAGTGGGTCGTACGACACAACCATGAAAACGCTGAGCGCCATGGCGGACGAGACGATGTCGTTTTCCAGCAAGTCAAGCAGCAGTCTGAGCAGCATCCGCGATGACCTACTGCTTTGCCCGAGCGATGAGGAGTGTACGCTGATCAACGACCGCAAGCACCAGAAGAAGTACGCTCACACGTGTCGACTGCACCCCTGCTATCACGCGCACGTCGTCCGCCACGCGAAGCTGTTTAGGCACTCTCCTgggcaggtgctgctgccggaggGGGTTTCTGCCAACATGAAGATATCCACCCATGCCTTGGCCAGTGTGAACTTTAGCGCCATTAGCCCAGAGGCGCCCAATGCGTACCGCATTTACGTGTCGCATGGCGAAAAGAGCTACGAGATATTTGGCGACTGGGCCTCCGTCAAGGTGCATACGCTCAAGCGATACCTGCATCAGGTGTATCACATCGCCCCAACCGCGCAGATCCTGTCCGTTTTGAAGACGGGCAATGCAATGGACGATGACATCAGCACTGTGAAAGCCTTCGGTATTGAGGAAGACTCGGTCATCCAGCTGCACAGCAACATCGAGGGCAGCACCGATTTCGGGCGAATTGGGATCTCCCTCGACGATCTGTAG
- a CDS encoding hypothetical protein (TriTrypDB/GeneDB-style sysID: LpmP.17.1290), which translates to MPGLSSVWRWLRGEPAIPGVVYSDQLQNVKEELECQQNIRWAGNLRNVRLESAPDLIVRTSSSTAALPGPEAEPYTFWERIGLVPVHPSRVRARQYYHPITDFALYDYDEISPEEKELTARWMARVMEFNGATPAGILCAAGCVVLPLHTVYRMPLLVAAGITGVAVEVTRAYMAASQQRQDLDDFLLAKEIWYIKNVETYQLGLPRIPRGREREYQQYVDGGGSMQSQDLPEELARDLHL; encoded by the coding sequence ATGCCTGGACTCAGCAGCGTGTGGCGATGGCTACGCGGGGAGCCGGCGATCCCAGGCGTCGTGTACAGTGATCAGCTTCAGAACGTCAAAGAGGAGCTCGAGTGCCAGCAAAACATCCGGTGGGCCGGAAACCTGCGCAACGTACGGCTCGAGTCGGCGCCGGACCTCATcgtgcgcaccagcagcagcactgccgcacTACCTGGCCCGGAGGCGGAGCCGTACACCTTCTGGGAGCGTATCGGGCTTGTCCCGGTGCACCCTTCGCGTGTGCGGGCAAGGCAGTATTATCACCCAATCACGGATTTCGCCCTGTACGACTATGACGAAATCTCgccagaggagaaggagctcACGGCGAGGTGGATGGCACGCGTTATGGAGTTCAACGGTGCAACGCCTGCCGGCATCCTCTGTGCAGCGGGCTGCGTGGTGCTTCCATTGCACACGGTCTACCGTATGCCACTTCTGGTCGCGGCTGGCATCACcggcgtggcggtggaggtgacACGGGCGTACATGGCGgcctcacagcagcggcaggactTGGACGACTTCCTGCTCGCGAAGGAGATCTGGTATATAAAAAATGTGGAAACCTACCAGCTCGGCCTCCCCCGCATCCCCCGCGGGCGTGAGCGAGAGTACCAGCAGTACGTCGATGGAGGGGGGTCGATGCAGTCGCAAGACCTTCCTGAGGAGCTGGCGCGAGACTTGCACCTTtga